One region of Culex pipiens pallens isolate TS chromosome 2, TS_CPP_V2, whole genome shotgun sequence genomic DNA includes:
- the LOC120420499 gene encoding uncharacterized protein LOC120420499, with product MTFSWIATLCFIPCVISTNLSPALYSAALIRYLAEHHPYGTFDCWFYKLSKFPLESNMLDKIVTSEELASIPIRMLYLSEATKFDHHPQLLLIFCDDWTQQLLASFYNFLIDSRFKASLKIIVFYEHLHVKQLVLIQTAFTYSNLFNVIFIRTDRLQVHYYLVYKKRFVSLNGVVPYGELFPDQTMDLAGREMYLSISRNDPDQLVSTPKRLFKGRVYEWAMNTVEHYNGTGVVHRLAPEHNLYVLNSTHLYTFCLEMMSFLDTKDTFLMSAYPDRFLVAAPAGRRYEVREVLFMPFSPELWIFIITLGGIFYAATLLFPRLFQHDILDITIVVLNFLLCSAYEVKIITFMINAPYASNPRTFEDLLEGGITINMSTRTSIELLGDPKFEQVFKYSPGIPAMRYHPKVGYYAKSNDIRLGIVDPVNYDLRTKRSKLVILDRFPLGSFVHFYYVGPTSPLRDKFQRTELVFYEAGLMDFWTRRIFREYFGIKYSRIVQDGNGPEDETLGMMQLGPIFKGMLIKCPPLTDVERRMDDKASPRWSIILPSPPLISSINWS from the coding sequence ATGACGTTCAGTTGGATAGCTACACTTTGCTTCATTCCCTGTGTAATTTCCACAAACCTTTCACCAGCACTTTACAGTGCTGCGTTGATTCGCTATCTGGCAGAACATCATCCATATGGAACTTTTGACTGTTGGTTCTATAAACTCTCCAAATTTCCTTTGGAATCTAATATGTTGGATAAGATTGTAACATCAGAAGAACTGGCCTCGATTCCGATTCGTATGCTGTACCTTTCTGAAGCAACCAAGTTTGATCATCATCCCCAGCTGCTGTTAATCTTTTGCGATGACTGGACTCAGCAGTTGCTAGCATCGTTCTACAACTTCCTAATAGATTCACGTTTCAAGGCATCCCTCAAAATCATCGTATTTTACGAGCATCTGCACGTTAAACAGTTGGTTCTGATCCAAACGGCGTTCACCTACTCCAACCTGTTCAACGTGATTTTCATTCGAACGGATCGCCTACAGGTGCACTACTATCTGGTGTACAAGAAGCGGTTTGTGTCGTTGAATGGGGTGGTGCCGTACGGGGAACTGTTCCCCGATCAAACTATGGATCTCGCCGGGCGCGAGATGTACTTGTCAATTTCACGTAACGATCCGGATCAGCTGGTGTCTACTCCGAAACGATTGTTCAAAGGTCGTGTTTACGAGTGGGCTATGAATACGGTTGAGCATTACAATGGAACGGGTGTGGTTCATAGACTTGCGCCAGAGCACAACTTGTATGTGCTAAATTCAACGCATCTTTACACATTTTGTCTGGAGATGATGTCTTTTCTGGATACTAAGGACACCTTCCTAATGTCGGCGTATCCGGACAGGTTTTTGGTGGCTGCTCCCGCAGGGCGAAGGTACGAAGTTAGGGAAGTGCTTTTCATGCCATTTTCCCCTGAACTGTGGATCTTCATAATCACTTTAGGAGGTATCTTCTACGCTGCAACGTTGCTGTTCCCTCGATTGTTCCAACACGACATCCTTGACATAACGATTGTAGTTCTAAACTTCTTGCTGTGTAGTGCGTACGAGGTCAAAATAATCACCTTCATGATAAACGCGCCCTACGCTTCAAATCCGCGAACATTCGAGGATCTTCTCGAAGGTGGAATCACGATCAACATGTCAACGCGAACATCAATCGAACTGCTCGGCGATCCAAAATTTGAGCAAGTCTTCAAGTACAGTCCGGGGATTCCCGCCATGAGATATCATCCCAAGGTGGGATACTACGCCAAGTCGAACGACATCCGGCTCGGAATCGTTGATCCGGTGAATTACGACCTGCGAACGAAACGCAGCAAGTTGGTGATCCTTGATCGATTTCCGCTGGGAAGCTTTGTTCATTTTTACTACGTGGGACCTACGAGTCCTCTGAGGGACAAATTTCAGCGCACGGAGTTGGTATTCTACGAGGCTGGGTTGATGGACTTTTGGACGAGAAGGATATTTCGGGAGTATTTTGGAATTAAGTACAGCCGTATTGTTCAGGATGGTAACGGACCGGAGGACGAAACACTTGGGATGATGCAACTGGGACCAATCTTCAAAGGAATGCTTATAAAGTGCCCACCCTTAACTGATGTTGAAAGGAGGATGGACGATAAAGCCTCACCGAGATGGTCCATTATCCTGCCTTCACCGCCTCTCATCTCGTCGATAAATTGGTCATAA